TACCCTCAAAATAACCAACTAAGAAAGCTTCTGTAGCTTCCTGAAGAGCTTCGATTGCAGATCGTTGAAAGCGGATATCGGCCTTGTGCACCTGTGCAAATTCGCGCACTACGCGGGAAAAGGGGAGTTTTCGCAAGAGTAGTTCAAAACCTCTCTGGTATCTCTTGATTTCCCGTAATGCGACAGCTAAGCTAAATTAGAAaatagctgtgataaacgacTGTGATAACCTACTGCCGGCCTtaaacttgcgcttcttcttaacAGCTACAGGTGCCTTTCGCGTAGACTTTCCTGCTACTTGACGTCTAGCCTTACTAGCAAGGGCCTTCTGAGCCGGCTTGCCGCCAGTAACTGTCTTGCCATCAGGACCACCCCGGCCGGCTTTACCGGTGACCTTAGGCCGTGGTTTTGTCCTTGCCATTGCGTAGTAGAGTAGATGATGAACGTAGGCGACGTATGTGATTAATTACTGTGATAAATGTGTTCGACAATTAAGAAAGTAGTAGGCTGAAAGagttaggtagctggaaagtttgggcgacggcaatttcccgatttccgcactagtaaaggcagcagcgcacggactgCATGACGTAATTTGCTGTTTCACGATCGCATACAACCATTTCTGTTGCAAAATCAGTAGCGAGCATATCATACAAACGTGTTAAACTGCTGTGATAAACGCCTAGCTCGCGCATGCGTGCAGCCCAAAAATGAAGGAATCATCGATGTGTTGATCATTTTGGGTAATTTCCGCGTTTTCGCGCTAGcgcaggcagcagcgcacggaccatTTCTAGGTGAGCATAATGCTGTCTACCCATTTCTCCAGCCCCTGACGCCCAGTAACTCCCAACACCTAATAACTCTCTTTACTACATTGAAAACACCCCATTAACAACAGCGCATTATCACAGTCCCCGCCATGCCTGTCGCGAAAGAGCAAGTCGGCGACGTACCTGAAGGCCTagttccagccatcaaactTGAACCTCCGCCTGGGTTCGAACAAGATGAGTGGGAGCAGCTTACCGATGTAATAATCACAGCCATTTATCACAGCTTATGCTAATATAAGCAGGGATTTGCGTGTGAAGCTGACGAGATTGACGGTATCTTAGATCAAAGAGGTAGTGGGGGTTCacgaaaaggccgacctaTCAATTTGAGCGTCCCCTATACTGGCTCTCTGAGTGGTAGCGCCTGTGCTATTGCTCAACGTGAACGCAAAGCTCTTTTCgataaagaggagaaggtacTTGAAAGCGTTAGAACAGCCGACCGCTCCGCGAAGTACCAACTGAAGAAATCGCTTTTGCAACAGCCTAAGTATAAATTAGCAAATAGTGCTAGACAGGCTAAGCTGCTAGAGAAAGAGTGGGATATACTTTCAGAGAAGCGGTTTACCCAGAAAAAGTCTGGTAAGTTATCACAGCTGTTTATCATAGACATCTGCTAATAGACTATAGCTGAATGGCTAGAGACAAACCTAACTCATGTGCATCGTAAATGGGATGCGATCACTAAGCAGGTGGATATGAGAAAACACGAGATCACGATTGCGAAAGTGCTTAGCAAAGATGACAAGCCCACCCATGACATTAGTGGTAGAGGAATAGCAAGAATTTACGGCTCAGGTGGTGTTTTGCAAAAGATTCTTCGAAAGACCTATCAAGAAGGATTAGCAAAGCTTAACAACAACGACTTTGAGAGCAAGGAGGCTAAGAGAGAGTTTGAGAAGTTCGTGGAGGAACTTACACCTGATGAGATGAAAGTCGTAACTGATAATGACTGGCAGTAAGTTTATCACATCCTTTTATCACAGAGATACTAATATAATAAGGCAACGGGAGCCACCTAGCATTCTCGACTTACTTGGTGACGCTGATATTGAGCTGGAGGCTGATAAGCCGTACGTTAAAGGTGACGATAGCGATGAGTGTGAAGAAGAGGTTGACTATGACTCTGATCTTGAGGAGCATTTCAATTCACTTGAAGACGAGTACGAGGATGACGACCAGTGGGCTGCTGTACAGAAGCAGGCAGCGCTTGAGGAGTCTGAGGAATCTGAGGACTCTGAGTTTGAGGGGTTTCCGGATTCTGATGCCGCTTCTGAGTCTGATAATTAGAGTTTTAGGCTAAGACACTTTCAAGCATTGAGGGATAGTAAGCAGTTATCACAACCAATTAACACGGATTATTGCGCCATATAATCTTAACTTAAGATTGTGATCTGTCATTTATGCAGATTAATATCCGTGCACTCCTGACGATCTCTGTGTTTACTATGAGGCATTAAAAATGATATTCCGCTAGTAATATGCCAAGGTTTCAAGTTAAATTACAGGCGTCATAGCGCAAGCAAAGCTGAGAGGAGCGTGAGAAGCCTTGAGTCCTACATCCAAACTTAAACTTCTCAACTTTTTCCTATTGTGTGCTACTACTATTAATGCCTTATTCTACTACTTTCTAGAAGCGATGGACATAGCTGCACAGTCTATTGAGCTTATGCCTAATCCTACTAATATTGAATTTCCGGAGGACCTCAACTGTTTAAAAATCAATTCTCCACAGGTTACAAAGGGGGTGACAGGAGAACGATTGGATTAGTGAAATATCCAAATAATCGTTTTCTGCAAGATTATAGTGTAAGTGAGATCTTAGGGACATGGACAGCGTGGTGGAGTAATACTAGCTGGGGTATAAACCCTAAAAATGATAACCCACGATGGAACTCTCCTACTCGCTATGGCACAGTATGGTTACGATTTGGAGAAGCTGCTGAGCTTCGAACTGGCCACCCCTACGTGTTCTGCTACAACTGTAGTCTTGCACTCCAGCATCCAAATCTAGGTGGTATTGGGACAAAGCACCTTATTACTCATCTTAAAACAAAAAGCTGTCGAAATGTCCTTACTCCTATTCATAATGAGGCAGACTTATCGGCCTCTACTCTATCCCAACGTCAACAAAGAAACAGTACTTCATCAATACCAGCTTACACTACTACTACCTTTGAAAAGGAGCTTGTACGGGTAGTAATCGACAGCAACTGGTCATTCCGAACAGTTGAACGACCATCTTTCCATCGATTTCTTCGGTTCCTTCGACCAGATACTGTGATAATTAGTCGTTGTAAATTCAAGACGATATTCAAGAGTCAACATGAGGAAGCAAAAAGGTCTATCCTTCGAGATCTTGGAAAATCAACAAAGATCTCAATCGCCTTAGATGCCTGGTCTGCAGCTAATCACCTCTGCTTTCTTGCGGTAAAGGGTTACTACATTAACAAAGACTGGAAACTTCAGGAAAAGCTACTTGACTTTCTCCCTATGCGCGGCAGGCACACCGGTACTTCTATGGCAGACGAGGTACTGCATATTCTTCTGGATACAAAGACCAAAACCCAGCTTCTAGCTATTACTTGTGATAACGCTAGTAACAATAGCGTACTTGCTCGCACTCTCCAGTCTAAACTCCAAGAAGTCGACATTCAGTGGAGTGCCAGAGAAAACACTATCCCTTGCCTTGCCCATATTATCAACCTCGTTGTCCAGGATATTATCCAACACCTTCGGCTAGCAGCAACTACAGAGTTAGGAGCAAGGGATACCCTACAGAGACGTCATATACAGGACATTGAGACGCATATTTCAGTCCCAAATTCCCTTCGCAAGGTATTCCGCTTTTAACACATTCATTTATCACATACTAATAATAGACTAGATAAGGGCGATTTGTATCGCTATTGACGTATCACCTCAACGCTTTGAGCGGTTTATTGCGGTACAACAACATCTACCGCCAAAGGAGCGATTATCTGTTATCCGCGACGTGAAAACCCGATGGAACTCAACATACGACATGTTAGAGCGCGCGCTCGAAATCCAAAAATATATTGATGAATGGCTTAAACAAGAAATCTTGCTAAGGCCAGGTAGTCACCTGGATAGCTCTCTAGacaacaatcaaatggctGAGATTGATTTCCGGGATCTTAAACGCCTCCGCTTATCTTCGACTGAGTGGCATCATCTCGAACTCGTTACTGAGATGCTTAAACGGTTTAAAACAGCAACTAGCTTCCTCAGCCAGAACGAGAAGCCCCAGATTCAGTATATTTGGTTAATGTACAATCGACTGTTTGATTTCTTGGACAAAATGTCAGAGGACCTagatgaggatgaagaaAATCAAGATGATAGGGAATGGCTAGACGTAGTACGAGCTGCAGCTGACAGGGGTCGTCTAAAACTGAGCAAGTACTATTCGAAGACAGACGCAGAACGTGGGTTCTTGTTTAATTGTGCCACTATCCTTGATCCAACGCAGAAGCTTACAGCATATGAAGTATGATTATCACAGCTATTTATCACAGTCACGCTCTAATTACGCTTATAGGACGATTCATGGGAGCCACAGTACAAGCATCTCTACCGAGGCCAATTTCTTGCTTACCTTGATCGTTATGATAATACGGACGGGAGAGGTTCAACCCCAGGCTCTAGCATAGTCAAAAGGAGGTCACTTGGGAATGAGTGGTTCAGAAAGCCAGCTCCTCCCCCTACATCAGCGTTAAACAGCTTTTCTTCCCAGAACTCTTCACTAGTAGAATCAGACAAGACAACTGGCCCAACCCGCCAAGAAGGAGAGTCCTACCTTAGTACTGCCTGTGTAATGACAGATGACTCTTTCGATATTCTAGAGTGGTGGAAGACGAACGAGCCTACCTACCCACGACTATCCCAAGTGGcgaaggatatactagcaATACCAATTGCTCAGGTTGGGGTTGAAAGAGTTTTCAATGTTGCTAAGGATGTTATTGGTAGTCGGAGGCACCGACTATCTGCCCGGACAATACAGCAGATAATGGTTCTTAAGGATACAATATctcaagaggaagaacaGGGTCTAGACTACCTAGTTGCTCAATTAGGGGAGGATGGAGAGCCAATTGACGAGGTTAATGATCTTTTTGAGCTTCCAGCCTCGTTAGAGCATACCTTCGATATAGATGAGGAGAACCAGActacagaagaagagtcggaggaagaggtccaggaggagcgtcaattgccacctcgaaagcgccagcgtcctCAGCGCTACCGTGATAATTAGCTGTGTTAATATATCTCGTTTTATGTATCTACTATATCATCAACGTGTACACATTATCTTAATTAAGTGTTGTTCCGTTAAAGTACCCAAAAaatataacccaaccccaacccaacccaacccaacccaacccaacccaagcccaaccctaccacttggtctgtgcgaccccagcccagccctaacccatggtctgtgcgaccccaacccaaccctaacccatggtctgtgcgaccccaacccaaccccaacccaagactgggtatacccaacccatttgccagcgtagGTTGGATAACTCTTGGATTTAGTGATAGAGACAATAGTAGACAACCTCTctaagaagagagagagTCTACTCTATATAGTAAGAGAAGGAGACTCTAAGCCTATATTAGGCTAGTGTATATACTAGGCCTAGTAAGGACTATTCTATACGCTAAGCCTAGATAGGACTAGTGCGTAAGGAAGAGGGTTCTGTCCTTACATATTTCTAGAAGTTTAAGCTAGAGGCGTTAAGCTTGAGGACAGCTACTTACGCGTTATAGATACCTATTTTTTTAGGCAATAACGTCGTAGTGGTTAAAATGAGTTTATGAGTAGAAACCTTACTAACGCTAGGTTACAACGCGTGATAATTAAATACAGCGAAGGCAGTCGTCCTAGTTAGTTAGTAGTAAGTTAGTAAGGGCTTATAACCTAATAGAATGTGCTTATAAGATGCAAACTTAATTATTATTATAAGCTATTAGAACGGGCTATATAGAAAGAGCGAGCTGAACAGACGCTAGTCCCAAAGAGGTACACACGTGACCTGTACCCTCGAACAGTTACTCCCTCCTTGAGGATTTTCGGGGGAGATTAATCGGGACACAGACTTTTTCCTCTCCGGTGGCAACTCATTGCCACTTGTGAAGCTCCAAGATCTGATAAGGAAGGAATTCAACAACGCACCTCGATTGAGTCTAATGATGAACTCACGCGAGCTGGGAACCATGGCATCACTGCTGAACACTCACGTAGACAAGGTTGACTGGGACGCGGAGATCGAAGTACAGCTTGGAAATAAACCGAATCTGCCCAGGGTGAGACGAGATGTCGGCAATGGATTGACAATTGCTCTTACTGGAGGCACTGGACCTTTGGGTCAATGTTTCCTCCAACAGCTCGTGTCAGACCCTCAAGTCAAGAAGATCATCTGTCTCGTGCGTACTGTTGGCGACCGCGACCTGCAGAACCTTTCACCTTTCAATAGTCAGAAGACCCAGATTGAAGAGGCTGACCTGCCATCTTTACCACCGGACGATATTCTGTCAGAGGCAGACTGTATCCTGCACTGCGCCGCAGATCAGAACTTCTGGGACGGCTATCATGCCCTTCGGCCCACCAACTTTGACGCTGCAAAGGTGCTGGCCCATGTCACCGTCCGTACCGGTGCGTCCCTACACGTTTTGAGCTCAGGTTTCGTGGCGGCCTACGAAGACGAGAATGATCTAAGGATGGTTACATCTCAACGAAATGGGTTACGGAAAGATACCTGAAACGTGTTGCGTGCCAGACTTCAGTACCCATCACTGCTCATCGTCCAACACAAGCTCGCTGCAGCGAAGGAGAAATCAACGCGCAGTGTGAGGCTAGCGTTGCAGACGACATAATCTCGATCTCCAAACGGCTGGGTTACTGACCAGACTTCACCAACTTGAGTGGAACAATCGACATTGCACGCCTTCAAGATGTCGCAGTCGCCATAGCACGGTCAATCACTTCGAGGGATTACTCGGACACAGTTGACATGACTGTGATCGACTACCCAGGCTCAGAGCGGATATCTATCGAAAGTCTGGCTTCCCTTTACGATGCCCTGTTACAGCATAGCGAGAATCAGTCTGTCGCAAAGTTGCCCACAAAATCTGTATTGTTTTAGGTTGGAGATGCAAAGCGTGCGGAGCTATTTGAGTGGTTCTTCACGGCGCAAGATGTGACGATGCAGGATGAACATGGAAATCGGTTGGTTACAAAACGTTGATCAAGATTTTGGCAGTCTTTCCCCTCTGTCCCCAAAACGTGCGAACGCGCATGGGCCGGTCATTTGTTGCCCCGCGGGTCGGCATTTGGGATTATACATTACATACATCCTTCAAGTATTAGATAGTATGGGAAGAGCGTTGGGTGATCTGATTTCTTACTACTTATTTTAGCCATGTACATCGGAAGGGCATTACTGCGTAGGTAGATATGCATGGAAAAAGAGGATCTTTGTCCTTCAAATGCATGACATGACCGCGTTCATCATACGATCTAGGTACGTACGATGTCAGCTGGTTGCAGTACCAAGCTCTTCTTTGCTGGGCCGATGAAAAATCGACCAATCCATCAGACAAGACCATCTTTTACTGTTCCCAGTGAGGACTTCATAAACGGGATATGTGTCGTTGAGAATTGAGTCCTACCCCCTATTCAGCTTTTCTGTCTCCTACTCAGCCTTGTTGAACAACTTCTCAACTGTGATCAAGCCCATCTTCATCATGACTAAGAAGCTCATCACGATCCTCGGCATCACCGGGACGCAGGTAAAAGGCTTCCTGATTATACCTGCGCTTCAATAAGGAGAGCTACTTACATGTGTATTAGGGTGGCTCTGTCGCCGGCCGATTCCTTTCCCATGCCGAATGGCGGGTACGCGGGCTAACGCGCAATCCTGGTTCCGCCAAGGCCAAGGTGTGGTTGAGCAGGGGGTTTGAAATCGTCAGAGGCGACCACGACGACTTGGAAGCACTTAAGGCCGCCTTCCAAGGTGCTCACGCCATTTTCGCCGTCACCGATTGGGCCGCCTGCTACTCCCGGATTATGGCGGACAAGGTCCTGCAGGAGAAGGCAAAAACGGCAGGAATGTCAATTGAAGAATATGCGGGACATCTTGAAAGGATGCAGGGTATCAATATAGCGAAGGCAACGAATGACCCGAGGGTACTCGCGACGCTTGAAAGATTCGTCTTCTCTACATTGGCCGCGGTGCAGCGGATCAGCGGCTGCAAGAACAAGCATGCATACGAGTTTGATTCCAAGGCCAGCGCAGAGCAATAAATGCGGGACCAACTTCCAGAGCTGCACACCCGGCTGAGTACCGTCACCATGGGTATCTTTCAAGAGACTTGGAAGGACATTCCAGCTTTTAGGCCGCACAAGCTGCCAGATGGCACGTTCGAATACGTGCGTCTCAAAAGTGCCGGTCCGCACCAAGCAAACCCCGAGGTGGTAGCCACACGCGACACGGGTGCATTTGTTGAGGCACTGATTCTTCATCAACCGGCCGGCACCGACGTCCTGGGTGCCAGTGAGATCATTACCAAGCCAGAATACGCAGCTCTCTAGGGTCGTACGTTGGGAGTTAAAGCGACAATTAGAGATGTTTCGGAGGAGTAGTACGTAGAATACATCCCAGACGGATACAAGACTGCCATTGTGGACAATTTCAGATTTTTTGCAGAGTATGGTTACGCTGATGGAAATCCCAAGGTCAAGACTCCTGCGGAAATGGGCATCAAGACAACCTCCTTGGAGGAGTTTTCTCGGGGTGAGGATTGGAGTATAGTATTGAAAGGGGAGATCTAGCTTTCTTCATCCGCTAGTTTGTCACGAGTTCAAAACAAACGGCCGCATGATCGCACAACCGCTCCCTACACACATGGAGTTCTGAATAGTTCACATTAAGCGTCATACTACCCTTCCTCCTTCCGAAATGTCAGGCCTAAGGTGACATTTGATGATTTTGTCAGTCGTTGACGGTGCTCCACTGCTTCTTGAGTCGTACTAACACTCCTCTAGGACAAAGCCTGGAACTGAAATCGCCTCTTCACCTCGCATACGTCGCCAGCGATTGGTGGATGTTACAATCTCTGGGTAGCCTCTTACAAGCCATGACGATCTTTGTAGGAAGGGAATACTTGCTTCCCAGCTTTGTGGATCCCACGGCTCTCCCCAAACTAGCAGCCCAGTCCATTCGTTCTTTCCATTACCCGCCTCCATAACATCGTCGAAAAGTAGTTGCTCCTCCTCTGGAGACAGAACGCTTGTAGCTATCAAAAGATTGTCTCGCATCCTGGGAATAGGGAACAGGTCAAGCCAGGGGTGGTGCATTTTGGTCAACTGCATGCTTGTAGGTACGAGACTACCCGGCATGGGGGCCATCGTCGTCGACACCGAGTTACAGCTCTGCTCGTCGCATGCAAAGGGAGAGACGGCGGCACAAATTAGCCAGTCAAATTTGTAGCCTAGTGCATCAGCGTTTCTTGTGAAGGCATTGATTGTGTTGAGCTGTATGAGTTGCAGATAATGATCGGCACGCGGGTTAGCCGTCATGTAACTCATCAAAGCTTATTCGGCGAAGTGTTCGAGCATGGCTCGCTTCTGCGCAGCATCCTCCTCTGAACAGTGGCTAAATGTCGAGGTGATGCCGCATGGGGAAGGAGCGGTCTCGGGGAAAACCGCCGTGCAGTACACGGCGTCAGACGAGCTGTCATCATAGGTAgctctccttcttctcaaccTTGCTGATCATTCCGATAGACCATCAGTTTAAATTCTTTCCAACCAGATCGGATTCGTCGATCATCTACGCACTCACAAAGTCGTTTGTTCAATCTATTCTCAAGtttcttcctctccttctgGTTCGTTATGCCTGGCCAGTCTTCTCCAGGGTGCCGTATATTGGCTTCGTGCCGCGTGGACTGCAACTCAACAAGGTGCAGTCGGGTATGGTAGATGCCGACAGCAGTATCAGGGAACTCCATGATAGTGGTGGTGATGCTGCGCTCGAAAGGTCAGTGACAGCCAGCATCGGGAAGCGGGCAGCGGGTAGCGGGATTCACTCCTATTTACCCGCACGAACCGGATCGGCTGGCCTTTGATCAGAATATGCACATGGCTGACCGCGGCGCAGTCAGCTCTGAGCTGAGCTTGGCTAATCTTAGTTGTTGTCCAGCAGAAGCCGTGATAAATATTGGTGCGTAATGTGCTTTCCGTCCGTATCCTTT
This sequence is a window from Pyrenophora tritici-repentis strain M4 chromosome 4, whole genome shotgun sequence. Protein-coding genes within it:
- a CDS encoding HHT1, Histones H3 and H4 is translated as MARTKPRPKVTGKAGRGGPDGKTVTGGKPAQKALASKARRQVAGKSTRKAPVAVKKKRKFKAGTVALREIKRYQRGFELLLRKLPFSRVVREFAQVHKADIRFQRSAIEALQEATEAFLVGYFEDCNINAIHAKRVTIQEKDSQLARRYFARELLAFL
- a CDS encoding DNA-pol-phi multi-domain protein; the protein is MPVAKEQVGDVPEGLVPAIKLEPPPGFEQDEWEQLTDGFACEADEIDGILDQRGSGGSRKGRPINLSVPYTGSLSGSACAIAQRERKALFDKEEKVLESVRTADRSAKYQLKKSLLQQPKYKLANSARQAKLLEKEWDILSEKRFTQKKSAEWLETNLTHVHRKWDAITKQVDMRKHEITIAKVLSKDDKPTHDISGRGIARIYGSGGVLQKILRKTYQEGLAKLNNNDFESKEAKREFEKFVEELTPDEMKVVTDNDWQQREPPSILDLLGDADIELEADKPYVKGDDSDECEEEVDYDSDLEEHFNSLEDEYEDDDQWAAVQKQAALEESEESEDSEFEGFPDSDAASESDN
- a CDS encoding putative equisetin synthetase, with translation MASLLNTHVDKVDWDAEIEVQLGNKPNLPRVRRDVGNGLTIALTGGTGPLGQCFLQQLVSDPQVKKIICLVRTVGDRDLQNLSPFNSQKTQIEEADLPSLPPDDILSEADCILHCAADQNFWDGYHALRPTNFDAAKVLAHVTVRTGASLHVLSSGFVAAYEDENDLRMVTSQRNGLRKDT
- a CDS encoding NmrA multi-domain protein; protein product: MTKKLITILGITGTQGGSVAGRFLSHAEWRVRGLTRNPGSAKAKVWLSRGFEIVRGDHDDLEALKAAFQGAHAIFAVTDWAACYSRIMADKVLQEKAKTAGMSIEEYAGHLERMQGINIAKATNDPRVLATLERFVFSTLAAVQRISGCKNKHAYEFDSKASAEQ
- a CDS encoding DUF3425 domain containing protein, which translates into the protein MHHPWLDLFPIPRMRDNLLIATSVLSPEEEQLLFDDVMEAGNGKNEWTGLLVWGEPWDPQSWEASIPFLQRSSWLVRGYPEIVTSTNRWRRMRGEEAISVPGFVLEEW